One Amycolatopsis thermophila DNA segment encodes these proteins:
- a CDS encoding ABC transporter permease — protein sequence MTLLAVERMKLFTTRSPWWCALVALAVTIGFSALIVGNADDNGEFTATVGSTQFGYSFGMAVIMVLAALAVTTEYRFGTIRTTFQAVPNRAAVLVAKTTVVALVALVIGELSAFGSWGLANVLKPQADLALDSGADWINVAGVGAVYALAAVIAVAVGILLRHSAGAIALLLIYALAVEDLVRLIPSIGDDIYQWLPFNVANKFLTGDGLSNMGRNADAGAPMSTAVLSQGWSLAYFAAVAVALLAIAIGVARKRDA from the coding sequence ATGACTTTGCTCGCCGTGGAACGGATGAAGCTCTTCACCACCCGCTCGCCGTGGTGGTGCGCCCTGGTCGCGCTGGCCGTCACGATCGGGTTCTCGGCGCTGATCGTCGGCAACGCGGACGACAACGGCGAATTCACCGCCACCGTCGGTTCGACGCAGTTCGGTTACAGCTTCGGCATGGCCGTGATCATGGTGCTGGCCGCGCTCGCGGTCACCACCGAGTACCGCTTCGGCACGATCCGCACGACCTTCCAGGCGGTGCCCAACCGCGCCGCCGTACTGGTCGCGAAGACGACCGTGGTCGCGCTGGTCGCGCTGGTCATCGGCGAACTGAGCGCGTTCGGCTCGTGGGGGCTGGCCAACGTGCTCAAGCCGCAGGCGGACCTGGCGCTCGACAGCGGCGCCGACTGGATCAACGTGGCCGGTGTCGGGGCCGTCTACGCGCTGGCCGCGGTGATCGCGGTGGCCGTGGGCATCCTGCTCCGCCACAGCGCCGGCGCCATCGCGCTGCTGCTGATCTACGCGCTGGCCGTGGAGGACCTGGTCCGGCTCATCCCGAGCATCGGGGACGACATCTACCAGTGGCTGCCGTTCAACGTCGCCAACAAGTTCCTCACCGGCGACGGGCTGTCGAACATGGGCCGCAACGCCGACGCGGGCGCACCGATGTCCACCGCCGTGCTGTCGCAGGGCTGGTCGCTGGCCTACTTCGCGGCGGTCGCCGTCGCCCTGCTGGCCATCGCGATCGGCGTCGCCCGCAAGCGCGACGCCTGA
- a CDS encoding SDR family oxidoreductase, whose protein sequence is MAAKTALVTGATRGCGRAIAVELGRTGATVYVTGRTTRGSASPMKRVETIEETAELVDAAGGRGVPVRCDFTSVAEVDALRARVAEEAGGLDVLVDDVWGGDPFVDFERPYWESSLDDALHLVHNALDTHLIALHRLLPLLVGRPGGIVIEVTDGDDDEYVGAGIPYYLAKCGVRALGRALGAELAAKGCVGLAVTPGFLRSEAMLDLFGVTEQTWRDAVTGDGGPDFAISETPYYLARGVAALVGDPEVARFAGRTLASWTLMHEYGFTDVDGSRPDWGRWYAEVHKAGQNPADVDPAPYR, encoded by the coding sequence ATGGCTGCGAAGACGGCGCTCGTGACGGGCGCGACCAGGGGGTGCGGCCGCGCGATCGCGGTCGAGCTGGGGCGGACCGGCGCCACGGTGTACGTCACGGGGCGTACGACGCGAGGGTCGGCCTCGCCGATGAAACGGGTGGAGACGATCGAGGAGACGGCCGAACTGGTCGACGCGGCGGGTGGCCGGGGCGTGCCGGTGCGCTGCGACTTCACGTCGGTGGCGGAGGTGGACGCGCTGCGGGCCCGCGTCGCGGAGGAGGCCGGCGGGCTCGACGTGCTGGTCGACGACGTGTGGGGCGGCGATCCGTTCGTCGACTTCGAGCGGCCGTACTGGGAGTCCAGCCTGGACGATGCGCTGCACCTGGTGCACAACGCGCTGGACACGCACCTGATCGCGCTGCACCGGCTGCTGCCGCTGCTTGTGGGGCGGCCGGGCGGGATAGTGATCGAGGTGACCGACGGCGACGACGACGAGTACGTGGGCGCGGGCATTCCGTACTACCTGGCGAAGTGCGGGGTGCGGGCGCTCGGCCGGGCGCTGGGGGCCGAGCTGGCGGCGAAGGGGTGCGTCGGGCTCGCGGTGACCCCGGGGTTCCTGCGTTCGGAGGCGATGCTGGACCTGTTCGGCGTGACGGAGCAGACCTGGCGCGACGCGGTCACCGGCGACGGCGGCCCGGACTTCGCGATCTCCGAGACGCCCTACTACCTGGCCCGCGGCGTGGCGGCGCTGGTGGGTGATCCCGAGGTGGCGCGCTTCGCCGGCCGGACGCTCGCCTCGTGGACGCTCATGCACGAGTACGGCTTCACCGACGTGGACGGTTCCCGCCCCGACTGGGGTCGCTGGTACGCCGAGGTCCACAAAGCGGGCCAGAACCCGGCGGACGTGGACCCGGCGCCCTACCGCTGA
- a CDS encoding ABC transporter ATP-binding protein: protein MIEARGLTKHYGKTLAVNDLSFDVAPGEVTGFLGPNGAGKSTTMRMILGLDNPTSGRVTIGGKRYTELKNPLRTVGALLDAKWVHPNRSARAHLAWMAKSNHIPMRRVDEVLEIVGLTSVAGKRAGGFSLGMSQRLGIAAALLGDPEVLLFDEPVNGLDPEGILWIRKFMHRLADEGRTVFVSSHLLSEMALTASNLVVIGKGRLISQSSTKEFVARASENTVKVRSPQLDRLRALLPADSATDTDDGILVSGLDSAKIGELAAGNGIVLHELSPQTGSLEQAFMQITGDSVEYHTGIEAEARHALEPAN from the coding sequence ATGATAGAGGCACGGGGCCTCACCAAACACTACGGAAAAACGCTCGCCGTCAACGATCTGTCATTCGACGTCGCCCCGGGTGAGGTGACCGGTTTCCTCGGCCCGAACGGTGCGGGCAAATCGACCACCATGCGGATGATCCTGGGCCTGGACAACCCGACGAGCGGCCGGGTGACGATCGGCGGCAAGCGCTACACCGAGCTGAAGAATCCACTCCGGACGGTCGGCGCGCTGCTCGACGCCAAGTGGGTGCACCCGAACCGCTCGGCGCGGGCACACCTGGCGTGGATGGCGAAGTCCAACCACATCCCGATGCGCCGCGTGGACGAGGTGCTCGAGATCGTCGGCCTGACCAGCGTCGCGGGCAAGCGCGCGGGCGGGTTCTCGCTGGGCATGTCGCAGCGGCTGGGCATCGCCGCCGCCCTGCTCGGCGACCCCGAGGTGCTGCTGTTCGACGAGCCGGTCAACGGGCTGGACCCCGAGGGCATCCTCTGGATCCGCAAGTTCATGCACCGCCTCGCCGACGAGGGCCGCACCGTGTTCGTCTCCAGCCACCTGCTGTCGGAGATGGCGCTGACCGCCTCCAACCTCGTGGTCATCGGCAAGGGCAGGCTGATCTCGCAGAGCAGCACCAAGGAATTCGTGGCCCGCGCCAGCGAGAACACGGTCAAGGTGCGCAGCCCGCAGCTGGACCGGCTGCGCGCGCTGCTGCCCGCCGACAGCGCCACCGACACCGACGACGGCATCCTGGTGTCCGGTTTGGACAGCGCGAAGATCGGCGAGCTGGCCGCAGGCAACGGCATCGTGCTGCACGAGCTGAGCCCGCAGACGGGTTCGCTGGAGCAGGCGTTCATGCAGATCACGGGTGACTCCGTGGAGTACCACACCGGCATCGAGGCCGAGGCCCGGCACGCGCTCGAGCCGGCGAACTAG
- the trmB gene encoding tRNA (guanosine(46)-N7)-methyltransferase TrmB, producing MESEHQPRLRSVVSYVQRGGRMTVGQQRAWERQWADLGRTVAELPPGPIDFAEWFGRKAPVLLEIGSGMGETTAQLAAAEPEVNYVAVEVYEAGLGQLMLRAERLGLENLRLLHGDAVIALKEHIEPDSLSGVRIFFPDPWPKKRHHKRRLVQPEFVALVASRLAPGGILHLATDWEHYAEQMLEVCSAEPALRNRFDDWAPRPGWRPVTKFEQRADQEGRVSRDLIFERRG from the coding sequence GTGGAGAGCGAGCACCAACCCCGGCTGCGCAGCGTCGTCAGCTACGTGCAGCGTGGCGGCCGGATGACCGTCGGCCAGCAGCGGGCCTGGGAGCGCCAGTGGGCGGACCTCGGGCGCACGGTCGCCGAGCTGCCACCCGGTCCGATCGACTTCGCGGAGTGGTTCGGCCGCAAGGCTCCGGTGCTGCTGGAGATCGGCTCCGGCATGGGTGAGACGACCGCGCAATTGGCCGCAGCCGAGCCGGAGGTCAACTACGTCGCCGTCGAGGTGTACGAGGCGGGCCTCGGGCAGCTCATGCTGCGCGCCGAGCGGCTCGGCCTGGAGAACCTGAGGCTGCTCCACGGGGACGCGGTGATCGCCCTGAAGGAGCACATCGAGCCGGATTCGCTGTCCGGGGTGCGGATCTTCTTCCCGGACCCGTGGCCGAAGAAGCGCCACCACAAGCGGCGGCTCGTCCAGCCGGAGTTCGTCGCGCTCGTCGCGTCACGGCTCGCGCCGGGCGGGATCCTGCACCTGGCCACCGACTGGGAGCACTACGCCGAGCAGATGCTCGAGGTGTGCTCGGCCGAGCCCGCGCTGCGCAACCGCTTCGACGACTGGGCGCCGCGCCCGGGCTGGCGTCCGGTGACGAAGTTCGAGCAGCGGGCCGACCAGGAGGGCCGCGTCAGCCGCGACCTGATCTTCGAACGCCGGGGCTGA
- a CDS encoding ABC transporter ATP-binding protein, producing the protein MTPQGSVVLAGRGLVKRYGEQVALAGVDIDIHAGEALAVVGPSGSGKTSLLHVLAGILRPDGGEITLDGQRIEQLSETRRSELRRTEFGFVFQQGMLVAELSAEENVALPMLLGGARRKEAVGAAREWLGRLGLRGREGARPGELSGGQAQRVAIARALTHRPKVIFADEPTGALDTRTGKDTMDSLLVAASDAGAAVVIVTHDVELAASLPRTVTIRDGRIAEQVGVLS; encoded by the coding sequence ATGACTCCACAGGGGAGTGTCGTGCTGGCCGGGCGGGGGCTCGTCAAGCGCTACGGCGAGCAGGTGGCGCTGGCCGGCGTGGACATCGACATCCACGCCGGGGAGGCGCTGGCCGTCGTCGGACCGTCCGGTTCGGGCAAGACGTCGCTGCTGCACGTGCTGGCCGGGATCCTGCGACCGGACGGTGGTGAGATCACCCTCGACGGGCAGCGCATCGAGCAGCTGTCCGAGACCAGGCGCAGCGAGCTGCGGCGCACCGAGTTCGGTTTCGTGTTCCAGCAGGGGATGCTGGTGGCCGAGCTGTCCGCCGAGGAGAACGTCGCGCTGCCGATGCTGCTCGGCGGAGCGCGCCGGAAGGAGGCCGTCGGCGCCGCGCGGGAGTGGCTGGGACGGCTCGGCCTGCGGGGCCGGGAGGGGGCCCGGCCGGGTGAGCTGTCGGGTGGCCAGGCGCAGCGGGTCGCTATCGCCCGAGCGCTCACGCACCGGCCGAAGGTCATCTTCGCCGACGAGCCGACCGGCGCGCTGGACACCCGCACCGGCAAGGACACCATGGACTCCCTGCTGGTCGCGGCGTCGGACGCGGGCGCCGCGGTGGTCATCGTGACGCACGACGTGGAGCTGGCCGCTTCGCTCCCGCGCACGGTCACCATCCGGGACGGGCGGATCGCGGAGCAGGTGGGGGTGCTGTCGTGA
- a CDS encoding FtsX-like permease family protein, producing the protein MIPVELAVKVLRADRRTRTATLLTAVGVAVATGLVLLLLSLPYATQARAERSVWQKQYGNDSGGGTPTLSIATSTDFTGGRQIDRVDVAALAGGVALPAGVPKLPAPGEVLVSPELYQAINRLPASQLADRLPGRIVGTLGEDALRYPDQMVALVGHSPETMPSSATERAGFLPPSQAQVDGLLTLLAGVGVVVLLVPSLVLVASSARLIAARRERRLAALRLAGATPGQVVAITAAETGIAAVAGALLGWAAGPLLWALARLVPWDGGTWLAGDFRVPAALTVATLVAVPVLVVLAAVLGLRRVVRNPVGAVVEHTPKPLRWWRLLSLPATAVFFFVAIEKGHDVNLVLLGLALMIVSAMLVGPYVTAVIGGLFVSRWRKPATLLAGRRLRNDPRGAYRASAGVVLAVFTGSMALTLMPSLEAMTGGGGTYRDSVLSVDASGQEAAAIAGRANATLARYNLPARAVSMPEVILKSVNGSSYPGVVVSCTDAVQLFRVQASCDGPGVYHTNDLELGGFQVAGSYDAPGVPFAPGTAVKPVFRTDDDGYVPLLVDPAVLPAGITPEYGRVAVDTTPADAEVVRTALVGAAGGERVFSRDVYLTEQRNQLDDLRRVTVIGVTVAAVLAGCSAAIATAGSVMDRRRTFGALMAAGTPTRVLSRALRMEAALPALVATIGSGVLGMIAGLGLFSIIQESRDAPAVISPWLAAPVVLGLAVAVLAASACTPALNRVRAEPLADE; encoded by the coding sequence GTGATCCCGGTCGAACTGGCGGTCAAGGTGCTGCGGGCCGACCGCCGCACCCGGACCGCCACCCTGCTCACCGCGGTGGGGGTCGCGGTGGCCACGGGCCTGGTGCTCCTGCTGCTGAGCCTGCCCTACGCCACGCAGGCAAGGGCCGAGCGCTCGGTGTGGCAGAAGCAGTACGGCAACGACAGCGGCGGCGGCACGCCCACCCTCTCCATCGCGACGAGCACCGACTTCACCGGCGGCCGCCAGATCGACCGCGTCGACGTCGCCGCGCTGGCCGGCGGGGTCGCGTTGCCCGCCGGCGTGCCGAAGTTGCCCGCGCCCGGTGAGGTCCTGGTGTCGCCGGAGCTGTACCAGGCCATCAACCGCCTCCCGGCGTCCCAGCTGGCCGACCGGTTGCCGGGACGGATCGTGGGCACGCTCGGCGAGGACGCGCTGCGGTACCCGGACCAGATGGTGGCCCTGGTCGGGCACAGCCCGGAGACCATGCCGTCCAGCGCGACCGAGCGCGCCGGGTTCCTGCCGCCGTCCCAGGCGCAGGTGGACGGGCTGCTGACCCTGCTGGCCGGGGTCGGGGTCGTGGTGCTGCTGGTGCCGAGCCTGGTGCTGGTCGCGTCGTCGGCGCGGCTCATCGCGGCGCGCCGGGAGCGGCGGCTGGCGGCGCTGCGCCTGGCCGGTGCGACGCCGGGCCAGGTCGTCGCGATCACCGCGGCGGAGACCGGGATCGCGGCGGTCGCCGGTGCCCTGCTCGGCTGGGCGGCGGGCCCGCTGCTGTGGGCGCTCGCCCGCCTCGTGCCGTGGGACGGCGGGACGTGGCTCGCCGGGGACTTCCGGGTGCCGGCCGCGCTCACCGTGGCCACGCTGGTCGCGGTGCCGGTGCTGGTCGTGCTGGCGGCCGTGCTCGGGTTGCGGCGGGTGGTGCGCAACCCGGTGGGTGCGGTCGTGGAGCACACGCCGAAGCCGTTGCGCTGGTGGCGGCTCCTCTCGTTGCCGGCGACCGCCGTGTTCTTCTTCGTCGCGATCGAGAAGGGGCACGACGTCAACCTGGTGCTGCTGGGCCTGGCGCTGATGATCGTCTCAGCCATGCTGGTCGGCCCGTACGTGACCGCGGTGATCGGCGGGTTGTTCGTGAGCCGCTGGCGCAAGCCGGCGACGCTGCTGGCCGGGCGGCGGCTGCGCAACGACCCGCGCGGCGCCTACCGGGCCTCCGCGGGCGTCGTGCTCGCGGTGTTCACCGGGTCGATGGCGCTGACGCTGATGCCCAGCTTGGAGGCGATGACCGGGGGTGGCGGGACCTACCGCGACTCGGTGCTGTCGGTCGACGCCTCCGGCCAGGAGGCCGCGGCGATCGCCGGCCGGGCCAACGCCACGCTCGCGCGCTACAACCTGCCGGCCCGTGCCGTCTCGATGCCCGAGGTGATCCTGAAGTCGGTCAACGGGTCCAGCTACCCGGGTGTGGTCGTGTCCTGCACCGACGCGGTGCAGCTGTTCCGCGTGCAGGCCAGTTGCGACGGGCCGGGGGTGTACCACACCAACGACCTCGAGCTCGGCGGCTTCCAGGTGGCCGGGTCCTACGACGCGCCGGGGGTTCCGTTCGCGCCCGGCACCGCGGTGAAGCCGGTCTTCCGGACCGACGACGACGGGTACGTCCCGCTGCTGGTCGACCCGGCGGTGCTGCCGGCCGGGATCACGCCCGAGTACGGCCGGGTCGCCGTCGACACGACACCGGCCGACGCGGAGGTGGTGCGGACCGCGCTGGTCGGGGCCGCCGGGGGCGAGCGGGTGTTCAGCCGCGACGTGTACCTGACCGAGCAGCGCAACCAGCTGGACGACCTGCGCCGGGTCACCGTCATCGGGGTGACGGTCGCGGCCGTGCTGGCGGGGTGCAGCGCGGCGATCGCGACCGCCGGATCGGTGATGGACCGGCGCCGCACGTTCGGGGCGCTGATGGCGGCGGGCACGCCGACGCGGGTGCTGTCGCGGGCGCTGCGGATGGAGGCCGCGCTGCCCGCGCTGGTCGCCACCATCGGATCGGGGGTGCTGGGAATGATCGCGGGGCTCGGCTTGTTCTCGATCATCCAGGAATCCCGGGACGCCCCGGCGGTGATCAGCCCGTGGCTGGCGGCGCCGGTGGTGCTGGGGCTCGCGGTGGCCGTGCTCGCGGCGTCGGCCTGCACGCCCGCCCTGAACCGGGTGCGCGCCGAACCGCTCGCGGACGAGTGA